A region of Neovison vison isolate M4711 chromosome 7, ASM_NN_V1, whole genome shotgun sequence DNA encodes the following proteins:
- the SLC17A7 gene encoding vesicular glutamate transporter 1 isoform X1, protein MEFRQEEFRKLAGRALGRLHRLLEKRQEGAETLELSADGRPVTTQTRDPPVVDCTCFGLPRRYIIAIMSGLGFCISFGIRCNLGVAIVSMVNNSTTHRGGHVVVQKAQFNWDPETVGLIHGSFFWGYIVTQIPGGFICQKFAANRVFGFAIVATSTLNMLIPSAARVHYGCVIFVRILQGLVEGVTYPACHGIWSKWAPPLERSRLATTAFCGSYAGAVVAMPLAGVLVQYSGWSSVFYVYGSFGIFWYLFWLLVSYESPALHPSISEEERKYIEDAIGESAKLMNPVTKFNTPWRRFFTSMPVYAIIVANFCRSWTFYLLLISQPAYFEEVFGFEISKVGLVSALPHLVMTIIVPIGGQIADFLRSRRIMSTTNVRKLMNCGGFGMEATLLLVVGYSHSKGVAISFLVLAVGFSGFAISGFNVNHLDIAPRYASILMGISNGVGTLSGMVCPIIVGAMTKHKTREEWQYVFLIASLVHYGGVIFYGVFASGEKQPWAEPEEMSEEKCGFVGHDQLAGSDESEMEDDAEPPGAPPAPPPSYGATHSTFQPPRPPPPVRDY, encoded by the exons ATGGAGTTCCGTCAGGAGGAGTTTCGGAAGCTAGCGGGTCGTGCCCTCGGGAGGCTGCACCG GCTTCTGGAGAAGCGACAGGAAGGTGCAGAGACGCTAGAGCTGAGTGCCGACGGGCGCCCAGTGACGACGCAGACCCGGGACCCGCCTGTAGTGGACTGCACCTGTTTCGGTCTCCCTCGTCGCTACATTATCGCCATCATGAGCGGTCTGGGCTTCTGCATCAGCTTTGGTATCCGCTGCAACCTGGGCGTGGCCATCGTCTCCATGGTCAACAACAGCACGACCCACCGCGGGGGCCACGTGGTGGTGCAG AAAGCTCAATTTAACTGGGATCCAGAGACTGTTGGCCTCATACACGGCTCCTTTTTCTGGGGCTACATTGTCACCCAGATTCCCGGAGGATTTATCTGTCAAAAATTCGCAGCCAACAG GGTTTTCGGCTTTGCCATTGTCGCTACATCAACTCTAAACATGCTGATCCCCTCGGCTGCCCGAGTCCATTATGGCTGTGTCATCTTCGTGAGGATCCTGCAGGGGTTGGTAGAG GGGGTCACGTACCCTGCCTGCCACGGCATCTGGAGCAAATGGGCCCCTCCCTTAGAGCGGAGTCGCTTGGCAACAACAGCCTTTTGCG GTTCCTATGCTGGGGCGGTGGTCGCGATGCCTCTCGCTGGGGTCCTGGTGCAGTACTCAGGATGGAGTTCTGTGTTCTACGTCTACG GCAGCTTCGGGATCTTTTGGTACCTGTTCTGGCTGCTCGTCTCCTATGAGTCCCCAGCTCTGCACCCCAGCATTTCGGAAGAGGAGCGAAAGTACATCGAGGACGCCATCGGCGAGAGCGCCAAACTCATGAACCCGGTCACG AAATTTAACACACCTTGGCGGCGCTTCTTCACGTCCATGCCAGTCTATGCCATCATCGTGGCCAACTTCTGCCGCAGCTGGACGTTCTACTTGCTCCTTATCTCCCAGCCCGCCTACTTCGAAGAGGTGTTCGGCTTCGAGATCAGCAAG GTGGGCTTGGTGTCAGCGTTGCCCCACTTGGTCATGACCATCATCGTGCCCATCGGCGGCCAGATCGCGGACTTCCTGAGGAGCCGCCGAATCATGTCCACCACTAACGTGCGCAAGTTGATGAACTGTGGAG GCTTCGGCATGGAAGCCACGCTGCTGCTGGTGGTCGGCTACTCGCACTCCAAGGGAGTGGCCATCTCCTTCCTGGTCCTCGCGGTGGGCTTCAGCGGCTTCGCCATTTCTG GGTTCAACGTGAACCACCTGGACATCGCCCCGCGCTACGCCAGCATCCTCATGGGCATCTCCAACGGCGTGGGCACGTTGTCAGGCATGGTGTGCCCCATCATCGTGGGTGCCATGACTAAGCACAAG ACTCGCGAGGAGTGGCAGTATGTATTTCTAATTGCCTCCCTGGTGCACTACGGGGGTGTCATCTTCTACGGGGTCTTCGCTTCTGGGGAGAAGCAGCCGTGGGCGGAGCCTGAGGAGATGAGCGAAGAGAAGTGTGGCTTCGTTGGCCATGACCAGCTGGCTGGCAGCGATGAAAGCGAAATGGAGGATGACGCTGAGCCCCCTGGGGCtcctcccgcccccccgcctTCCTATGGGGCCACACACAGCACATTTCAGCCCCCAAGACCCCCGCCCCCTGTCCGGGACTACTGA
- the PIH1D1 gene encoding PIH1 domain-containing protein 1 isoform X1, translating to MAMADSKLLVPELTKEEKMGAETARFEELLLQASKELQQAQTNRPESTQIQPQPGFCIKTNSSKGKVFINICHSPSIPPPADMTEDELLQMLEEDQAGFRIPMSLGEPHAELDAKGQGCTAYDVAVNSDFYRRMQNSDFLRELVVTIAREGLEDKYGLQLNPEWRMLKNRPFLGSISQQNIRSQQRPRIQELGNLYTPDSLRPEEGPEKPHLNLWLEAPDLLLAEIDLPRLDGALGLSLEIGENRLVMGGPQQLYHLDAYIPLQINSEESKAAFHRKRKQLMVAMPLLSVAS from the exons AT GGCTATGGCGGACTCGAAGCTGCTGGTGCCGGAGCTAACGAAGGAAGAGAAGATGGGCGCTGAGACCGCGCGTTTCGAGGAGCTGCTGCTGCAG GCCTCCAAGGAGCTCCAGCAGGCCCAGACAAACAGACCAGAATCTACACAGATCCAACCACAACCTG GTTTCTGCATAAAGACCAACTCCTCCAAAGGGAAGGTGTTCATCAACATCTGTCACTCCCCTTCCATCCCTCCTCCGGCCGACATGACAGAGGATGAGCTGCTTCAAATGCTGGAGGAAGACCAAGCTGGGTTTCGCATCCCCATGAGTCTGGGAGAGCCTCATGCCGAACTGGATGCAA AAGGCCAGGGTTGTACCGCCTACGACGTAGCCGTCAACAGCGACTTCTACCGGAGGATGCAG AACAGCGATTTCTTGCGAGAGCTCGTAGTCACCATTGCCAGGGAGGGCCTTGAGGACAAATACGGTCTGCAACTGAATCCAG AGTGGCGCATGCTGAAGAATCGGCCTTTCCTGGGCTCCATCTCCCAGCAAAATATCCGCTCCCAGCAGCGTCCTCGGATCCAGGAGCTGGGAAACCTGTACACCCCTGACTCCCTGAGACCTGAGGAAGG CCCCGAGAAGCCACACCTGAACCTTTGGCTGGAAGCCCCTGACCTCCTCTTGGCTGAAATTGACCTCCCCCGACTG GACGGAGCTCTGGGGCTGTCACTGGAGATCGGGGAGAACCGCCTGGTGATGGGGGGCCCCCAGCAGCTGTACCATCTGGATGCCTATATCCCCCTGCAGATCAACTCCGAGGAGAGCAAAGCAGCCTTCCATCGGAAAAGAAAG CAACTGATGGTGGCGATGCCCCTTCTGTCAGTGGCTTCTTGA
- the GFY gene encoding Golgi-associated olfactory signaling regulator, whose product MKSLSPILFFLVFLLARLGSKADPSASPLAGSDFPEMGRPSQTSPLASENATRDLPNPDSPATAYPEPSKSPHAVSPEPSRLDFTETTNHDLRETPHPESFENPKFNSLNTSLADSLETPKINHSEMTDPEPSETPKPDPTDSPHPESPETFKPNPSKTSYPEFPETPSPDPTQTPHQESPEIPKLNSTKVSLAEVPETPHPGPTKILHPKSPETHNPDTTETPNSEFLQTLHPDSTETPHQESHGIHNPSPTEMPQTESPTPQYQDATENPMTSDPEISASPHPESTTPFKVKATDPNELALSPKPETPAVTQPESLKLPASVSPGTVELKASQNTSLKGHDALLPSARIAGPPAPLGSPSQPAPATPRAPQRRSRGERVSTIIVVERVEETGVTLVGRPRGATGGALCLFLAGTGLLIGIFLLLWCLYRRAARHRPFAHHRLPNDGDEPVMHLEAPKDPYDLYFYAPDAWVPSHIATKQPPPTPPLPPKLPPPPRGNRPQSLEPLSPATLPNNFM is encoded by the exons ATGAAATCCCTCAGCCCGATCCTCTTCTTCCTTGTCTTCCTCCTCGCCCGGCTGGGTTCCAAGGCCGACCCTTCGGCCTCGCCGCTTGCAGGCTCCGACTTCCCTGAAATGGGCCGCCCCTCTCAGACCTCCCCTCTAGCTTCTGAGAATGCCACTAGAGACCTGCCTAACCCAGACTCCCCTGCGACTGCTTACCCCGAACCCTCCAAATCACCTCATGCAGTTTCCCCTGAGCCCTCCCGCCTTGACTTCACTGAGACTACCAACCATGACCTCCGAGAAACCCCACACCCAGAGTCTTTTGAGAACCCTAAATTTAACTCACTCAATACCTCACTAGCAGACTCCCTGGAGACCCCCAAAATTAACCACTCTGAAATGACAGATCCAGAACCTTCTGAGACCCCCAAACCTGACCCGACTGACAGTCCACACCCAGAATCCCCTGAGACCTTCAAACCTAATCCCTCCAAAACCTCATATCCAGAATTTCCTGAGACCCCAAGCCCCGACCCTACCCAAACTCCACACCAAGAATCCCCAGAGATTCCCAAACTTAACTCCACCAAAGTCTCACTTGCAGAAGTCCCTGAGACCCCACATCCTGGCCCCACCAAGATTCTTCACCCCAAATCTCCAGAAACCCATAACCCTGACACCACCGAAACCCCAAACTCTGAATTCCTCCAGACCCTCCATCCCGACTCTACTGAGACCCCCCACCAAGAATCCCATGGAATTCACAACCCCAGCCCCACTGAAATGCCCCAAACAGAATCCCCCACACCCCAGTACCAAGATGCCACAGAGAACCCCATGACCTCTGACCCTGAGATCTCCGCCAGTCCTCACCCAGAATCGACTACACCTTTCAAGGTCAAAGCTACTGACCCAAATGAGCTGGCCCTGAGTCCCAAACCAGAAACCCCTGCAGTGACCCAGCCTGAGTCCCTTAAATTGCCCGCCTCAGTTTCTCCTGGGACAGTTGAGCTGAAGGCCTCCCAGAACACTAGCCTGAAAGGGCATGATGCCCTTCTTCCCTCAGCCCGGATTGCGGGCCCCCCTGCTCCTCTGGGTTCCCCCAGTCAGCCGGCCCCTGCCACTCCGCGGGCCCCCCAGCGCCGCAGCCGAGGTGAGAGAGTCAGCACTATCATCGTGGTGGAACGAGTGGAGGAGACCG GCGTGACTCTGGTGGGGCGCCCCCGGGGTGCGACGGGCGGggccctctgcctcttcctcgcGGGGACCGGACTGCTGATCGGCATTTTCCTGCTGCTCTGGTGTCTCTACCGCCGGGCGGCTCGACACCGGCCCTTCGCACACCACCGGCTTCCAAACGACGGAGATGAACCTG TTATGCATTTGGAAGCCCCGAAGGACCCCTACGACCTTTACTTTTATGCCCCGGATGCTTGGGTCCCTTCACACATCGCCACTAAACAgccaccgcccacccccccgcTGCCGCCCAAGCTGCCCCCGCCGCCCCGCGGGAACCGCCCCCAGAGCCTGGAGCCGCTCTCCCCCGCCACGCTCCCCAACAATTTCATGTGA
- the ALDH16A1 gene encoding aldehyde dehydrogenase family 16 member A1, with the protein MAATRARPSAREIFTTLEYGPVPESHACALAWLDTQDRHLGHYVNGKWLKPEHRNSVPCQDPITGESLASCLQAQAEDVAAAVEAAGTAFETWSGLPGASRAQHLVRLAKMIQKHQRLLWTLESLVSGRAIREVRDGDVPLAQQLLQYHAIQASTQEEVLAGWEPMGVIGLILPPTFSFLEMMWRICPALAVGCTVVVLVPPASLTPLLLAQLAGELDSFPGILNVVSGPASLGPVLASQPTVQKVTFCGTVEEGRALRRSLAGRGAELGLALGAESLLVLTEAADVDSAVEGVVDAAWSDRNAGGLRLLIQESVWDETMRRLQERMARLRGGRGLDGAVDMGARGVAAHDLAQRYVHEAQSQGAQVFQAGDVPSDSPFFPPTLVSDLPPASPCTQAEVPWPVVVASPFRTAKEALAVANRTPRGASASVWSERLGQALELGWGLQMGTVWINAHGLRNTQVPAGGCKESGSSWHGGPDGLYEYLRPSGTPARLSYFSENLNYDTFGLSVPSTLPAGTEKGPSPAAPYGLFIGGGFQAPGSRSSRPIQDLQGNLHSYVAEGGAKDVRGAVEAAHQAAPGWVGQSPGTRATLLWALAAALERRESALTSRLERHGVMLKDAQAEVKLSARQLRAWGTRAQAQGHVLQVAELKGPVLRLREPLGVLAIVCPDEWPLLAFVSLLAAALAHGNTVVLVPSGACPIPALEVCQDMAALLPAGLVNVVTGDRDHLTRCLALHQDVQALWYFGSAKGSQFVEWASAGNLKPVWVNRGCPRAWDQEAQGAGQELGLRAARTKALWLPMGD; encoded by the exons ATGGCTGCTACGCGTGCAAGGCCCAGCGCCCGAGAGATTTTCACCACGCTGGAGTACGGACCGGTGCCTGAGAGCCACGCATGCGCACTG GCCTGGCTGGACACCCAGGACCGACACTTGGGTCACTATGTAAACGGGAAGTGGTTGAAGCCAGAACACAGGAACTCAGTGCCTTGCCAGGATCCCATCACAG GAGAGAGCTTGGCCAGTTGCCTCCAGGCACAGGCTGAAGATGTGGCAGCAGCCGTGGAGGCAGCAGGGACTGCGTTTGAGACCTGGAGCGGACTCCCTGGAGCCTCTCGGGCCCAGCACCTAGTCAG GCTGGCCAAGATGATCCAGAAACACCAGAGGCTGCTATGGACCCTGGAGTCCCTGGTTTCTGGGCGAGCCATTCGAGAGGTTCGAGACGGGGATGTCCCACTGGCCCAGCAGCTGCTCCAGTACCATGCCATCCAGGCGTCCACCCAGGAGGAGGTGCTGGCAGGCTGGGAGCCCATGG GAGTGATTGGTCTCATCTTGCCACCTACATTCTCCTTCCTTGAGATGATGTGGAGGATTTGCCCAGCCCTGGCTGTGG GTTGTACTGTAGTGGTCCTCGTGCCACCAGCCTCCCTGACACCCCTCCTCCTGGCCCAGCTGGCAGGGGAGCTAGACTCGTTCCCAGGAATCCTCAATGTGGTCAGTGGccctgcctccctgggccccGTCCTGGCCTCCCAGCCTACAGTCCAGAAGGTGACCTTCTGTGGAACCGTTGAG GAAGGACGTGCCCTTCGGCGGAGCCTGGCAGGCAGGGGTGCCGAGCTGGGCCTGGCCCTGGGAGCCGAGTCGCTGCTGGTGCTGACGGAGGCGGCAGATGTGGACTCGGCTGTGGAGGGTGTCGTGGATGCGGCCTGGTCCGACCGCAACGCA GGGGGACTCAGGCTCCTCATCCAGGAGTCTGTGTGGGACGAGACGATGAGGCGGCTCCAGGAGCGGATGGCCCGGCTTCGGGGTGGTCGAGGACTGGATGGGGCCGTGGACATGGGGGCTCGAGGGGTGGCCGCACATGACCTGGCCCAGCGCTATGTGCATGAGGCCCAAAGTCAGGGCGCACAG GTGTTCCAGGCTGGAGATGTGCCTTCAGACAGTCCGTTCTTCCCCCCGACTTTGGTCTCTGACCTGCCCCCAGCTTCCCCATGTACACAGGCAGAG GTTCCCTGGCCCGTGGTCGTGGCCTCCCCATTCCGCACAGCTAAGGAGGCCCTGGCTGTTGCCAACAGGACGCCCCGAGGAGCCAGTGCCAGTGTGTGGAGCGAGAGACTAGGGCAGGCCCTGGAGCTGGGCTGGGG gCTCCAGATGGGCACCGTCTGGATCAATGCCCATGGCCTGCGAAACACTCAGGTGCCCGCAGGCGGCTGCAAGGAGAGTGGGTCTTCCTGGCACGGGGGCCCCGAC GGTCTGTATGAGTATCTGCGGCCCTCAGGAACCCCCGCCCGGCTGTCTTACTTTTCTGAGAATCTGAACTATGACACCTTTGGCCTCTCTGTCCCCTCCACCCTGCCAGCAGGGACTGAAAAAGGACCCAG CCCGGCAGCCCCCTATGGGCTCTTCATTGGCGGCGGTTTCCAAGCTCCGGGGTCCCGGAGCTCCAGACCCATCCAGGATTTGCAAGGCAATCTCCACAGCTACGTGGCTGAGGGCGGAGCCAAGGATGTCCGAGGGGCTGTGGAGGCTGCTCACCAGGCTGCCCCTGG ctggGTAGGCCAGTCGCCAGGGACCCGGGCGACCCTGCTGTGGGCCCTTGCAGCTGCCCTGGAACGCCGGGAGTCTGCCCTCACCTCGAGGCTGGAGAGGCATGGTGTGATGCTCAAGGACGCCCAGGCGGAAGTGAAGCTGAGCGCCAGGCAGCTCCGGGCCTGGGGCACCCGTGCCCAGGCCCAGGGCCATGTGTTGCAG GTGGCAGAGCTGAAAGGCCCGGTGCTCCGGCTGCGGGAGCCGCTGGGCGTGCTGGCCATTGTGTGCCCTGACGAGTGGCCCCTGCTTGCCTTCGTGTCCCTGCTGGCTGCTGCCCTGGCCCATGGCAACACTGTGGTCCTGGTGCCCAGCGGGGCCTGTCCCATCCCCGCCCTGGAGGTCTGTCAG GATATGGCCGCCTTATTGCCAGCAGGCCTGGTAAATGTGGTGACTGGCGACCGGGACCACCTGACCCGCTGCCTGGCCTTGCACCAGGATGTCCAGGCCCTGTGGTACTTCGGATCTGCCAAG GGCTCCCAGTTTGTGGAGTGGGCCTCAGCTGGAAACCTGAAGCCGGTATGGGTGAACCGGGGCTGCCCTCGCGCCTGGGATCAGGAGGCCCAGGGGGCAGGCCAAGAGCTGGGGCTGCGGGCAGCACGGACCAAGGCCCTGTGGCTGCCCATGGGAGACTGA
- the PIH1D1 gene encoding PIH1 domain-containing protein 1 isoform X2 encodes MADSKLLVPELTKEEKMGAETARFEELLLQASKELQQAQTNRPESTQIQPQPGFCIKTNSSKGKVFINICHSPSIPPPADMTEDELLQMLEEDQAGFRIPMSLGEPHAELDAKGQGCTAYDVAVNSDFYRRMQNSDFLRELVVTIAREGLEDKYGLQLNPEWRMLKNRPFLGSISQQNIRSQQRPRIQELGNLYTPDSLRPEEGPEKPHLNLWLEAPDLLLAEIDLPRLDGALGLSLEIGENRLVMGGPQQLYHLDAYIPLQINSEESKAAFHRKRKQLMVAMPLLSVAS; translated from the exons ATGGCGGACTCGAAGCTGCTGGTGCCGGAGCTAACGAAGGAAGAGAAGATGGGCGCTGAGACCGCGCGTTTCGAGGAGCTGCTGCTGCAG GCCTCCAAGGAGCTCCAGCAGGCCCAGACAAACAGACCAGAATCTACACAGATCCAACCACAACCTG GTTTCTGCATAAAGACCAACTCCTCCAAAGGGAAGGTGTTCATCAACATCTGTCACTCCCCTTCCATCCCTCCTCCGGCCGACATGACAGAGGATGAGCTGCTTCAAATGCTGGAGGAAGACCAAGCTGGGTTTCGCATCCCCATGAGTCTGGGAGAGCCTCATGCCGAACTGGATGCAA AAGGCCAGGGTTGTACCGCCTACGACGTAGCCGTCAACAGCGACTTCTACCGGAGGATGCAG AACAGCGATTTCTTGCGAGAGCTCGTAGTCACCATTGCCAGGGAGGGCCTTGAGGACAAATACGGTCTGCAACTGAATCCAG AGTGGCGCATGCTGAAGAATCGGCCTTTCCTGGGCTCCATCTCCCAGCAAAATATCCGCTCCCAGCAGCGTCCTCGGATCCAGGAGCTGGGAAACCTGTACACCCCTGACTCCCTGAGACCTGAGGAAGG CCCCGAGAAGCCACACCTGAACCTTTGGCTGGAAGCCCCTGACCTCCTCTTGGCTGAAATTGACCTCCCCCGACTG GACGGAGCTCTGGGGCTGTCACTGGAGATCGGGGAGAACCGCCTGGTGATGGGGGGCCCCCAGCAGCTGTACCATCTGGATGCCTATATCCCCCTGCAGATCAACTCCGAGGAGAGCAAAGCAGCCTTCCATCGGAAAAGAAAG CAACTGATGGTGGCGATGCCCCTTCTGTCAGTGGCTTCTTGA
- the SLC17A7 gene encoding vesicular glutamate transporter 1 isoform X2, giving the protein MEFRQEEFRKLAGRALGRLHRLLEKRQEGAETLELSADGRPVTTQTRDPPVVDCTCFGLPRRYIIAIMSGLGFCISFGIRCNLGVAIVSMVNNSTTHRGGHVVVQKAQFNWDPETVGLIHGSFFWGYIVTQIPGGFICQKFAANRVFGFAIVATSTLNMLIPSAARVHYGCVIFVRILQGLVEGVTYPACHGIWSKWAPPLERSRLATTAFCGSYAGAVVAMPLAGVLVQYSGWSSVFYVYGSFGIFWYLFWLLVSYESPALHPSISEEERKYIEDAIGESAKLMNPVTKFNTPWRRFFTSMPVYAIIVANFCRSWTFYLLLISQPAYFEEVFGFEISKVGLVSALPHLVMTIIVPIGGQIADFLRSRRIMSTTNVRKLMNCGGFNVNHLDIAPRYASILMGISNGVGTLSGMVCPIIVGAMTKHKTREEWQYVFLIASLVHYGGVIFYGVFASGEKQPWAEPEEMSEEKCGFVGHDQLAGSDESEMEDDAEPPGAPPAPPPSYGATHSTFQPPRPPPPVRDY; this is encoded by the exons ATGGAGTTCCGTCAGGAGGAGTTTCGGAAGCTAGCGGGTCGTGCCCTCGGGAGGCTGCACCG GCTTCTGGAGAAGCGACAGGAAGGTGCAGAGACGCTAGAGCTGAGTGCCGACGGGCGCCCAGTGACGACGCAGACCCGGGACCCGCCTGTAGTGGACTGCACCTGTTTCGGTCTCCCTCGTCGCTACATTATCGCCATCATGAGCGGTCTGGGCTTCTGCATCAGCTTTGGTATCCGCTGCAACCTGGGCGTGGCCATCGTCTCCATGGTCAACAACAGCACGACCCACCGCGGGGGCCACGTGGTGGTGCAG AAAGCTCAATTTAACTGGGATCCAGAGACTGTTGGCCTCATACACGGCTCCTTTTTCTGGGGCTACATTGTCACCCAGATTCCCGGAGGATTTATCTGTCAAAAATTCGCAGCCAACAG GGTTTTCGGCTTTGCCATTGTCGCTACATCAACTCTAAACATGCTGATCCCCTCGGCTGCCCGAGTCCATTATGGCTGTGTCATCTTCGTGAGGATCCTGCAGGGGTTGGTAGAG GGGGTCACGTACCCTGCCTGCCACGGCATCTGGAGCAAATGGGCCCCTCCCTTAGAGCGGAGTCGCTTGGCAACAACAGCCTTTTGCG GTTCCTATGCTGGGGCGGTGGTCGCGATGCCTCTCGCTGGGGTCCTGGTGCAGTACTCAGGATGGAGTTCTGTGTTCTACGTCTACG GCAGCTTCGGGATCTTTTGGTACCTGTTCTGGCTGCTCGTCTCCTATGAGTCCCCAGCTCTGCACCCCAGCATTTCGGAAGAGGAGCGAAAGTACATCGAGGACGCCATCGGCGAGAGCGCCAAACTCATGAACCCGGTCACG AAATTTAACACACCTTGGCGGCGCTTCTTCACGTCCATGCCAGTCTATGCCATCATCGTGGCCAACTTCTGCCGCAGCTGGACGTTCTACTTGCTCCTTATCTCCCAGCCCGCCTACTTCGAAGAGGTGTTCGGCTTCGAGATCAGCAAG GTGGGCTTGGTGTCAGCGTTGCCCCACTTGGTCATGACCATCATCGTGCCCATCGGCGGCCAGATCGCGGACTTCCTGAGGAGCCGCCGAATCATGTCCACCACTAACGTGCGCAAGTTGATGAACTGTGGAG GGTTCAACGTGAACCACCTGGACATCGCCCCGCGCTACGCCAGCATCCTCATGGGCATCTCCAACGGCGTGGGCACGTTGTCAGGCATGGTGTGCCCCATCATCGTGGGTGCCATGACTAAGCACAAG ACTCGCGAGGAGTGGCAGTATGTATTTCTAATTGCCTCCCTGGTGCACTACGGGGGTGTCATCTTCTACGGGGTCTTCGCTTCTGGGGAGAAGCAGCCGTGGGCGGAGCCTGAGGAGATGAGCGAAGAGAAGTGTGGCTTCGTTGGCCATGACCAGCTGGCTGGCAGCGATGAAAGCGAAATGGAGGATGACGCTGAGCCCCCTGGGGCtcctcccgcccccccgcctTCCTATGGGGCCACACACAGCACATTTCAGCCCCCAAGACCCCCGCCCCCTGTCCGGGACTACTGA